The Vanessa cardui chromosome 9, ilVanCard2.1, whole genome shotgun sequence genome has a window encoding:
- the LOC124532310 gene encoding U1 small nuclear ribonucleoprotein C, producing MPKYYCDYCDTYLTHDSPSVRKTHCTGRKHKDNVKFYYQKWMEEQAQHLIDATTAAFKAGKIAQNPFGNKGAAIPPPWDPSVMGPGGPRPPVPTPGGPPGMIPPPSMGPGGPMAPPMMMGPHGPMPPMMGMRPPMMGPLMGPMGPMGPMGQMRPPLMNGPPMNK from the coding sequence ATGCCTAAGTATTACTGTGACTATTGTGATACATACTTAACCCATGATTCGCCAAGTGTGAGAAAAACTCATTGTACTGGAAGAAAACACAAggataatgtaaaattttactatcaGAAATGGATGGAAGAACAAGCTCAACACCTTATTGACGCTACGACAGCTGCATTTAAAGCTGGTAAAATTGCACAGAATCCATTTGGAAATAAAGGTGCAGCTATTCCACCTCCGTGGGATCCTTCTGTTATGGGTCCAGGAGGACCTAGGCCACCAGTACCAACACCTGGTGGGCCACCTGGTATGATACCACCTCCATCTATGGGGCCGGGCGGGCCAATGGCTCCACCTATGATGATGGGTCCTCATGGTCCTATGCCTCCTATGATGGGCATGAGACCACCAATGATGGGTCCACTTATGGGTCCAATGGGCCCAATGGGCCCCATGGGACAGATGAGACCACCTTTAATGAATGGACCTCCTATGAATAAGTAA